A genome region from Arachis duranensis cultivar V14167 chromosome 8, aradu.V14167.gnm2.J7QH, whole genome shotgun sequence includes the following:
- the LOC107462946 gene encoding uncharacterized protein LOC107462946 produces the protein MENPKTLYLSFSKSNSNFNHSDLLILCEILFENLGTAFRTLFSALPLFHDRHAAGSDPNPDQNSRIWPLVEDVAILLRCCMVSLTLLHSDQKFLVDKTRFLHRALHAFVSVHVANCRLRFRNFVSGADVELSDSCRLFLCALLEVFADELLRHQTLRSYLMLVDSVSSMGEKLFVHNSMHHDFASVLSVIAVHFNLSVSNENAFENFVSRLFLHCDKDSRFPGLSPAPAISLLMDPTMPSAPKMFQAHVISLVSEAIDAGLDSTSLAPNINWYIIGFQKAVVLYSMHITHLQIDNFYSKSKCGYDLSQHKKRHPTFQSSILQVTNSKLNQILLLSDNSCKISSKTKANILADCIAFMKGKQCIFADSCRGMADSILEGLIHRAFSQYPSRDCFCVKENTSARDICLLASILKFMGVSLMQAIKCLINSGASGCLKTMENTSLHEKYGSLISHVRHFQEIKFCLPFQAFLCDLMKMQQTTSHSVSKSMIVHFSGLLYISFSSELHLLAKGCIYVIMALMSLIAFEEGDLVSLDPLRHERLKSYSIVVQSNNTEEGVGYGDKESIYKVVEQFIGIQKENLRSGSATSYTCNGETFLDCILGNPKELDDYDELVDFVVCTTGKDYFSWLNNRTRYRKQRHEKMIDQRKIKKKAVMNGKSCKRQKMGRSTKRQIWK, from the exons ATGGAAAACCCTAAGACCCTATACCTCTCCTTCTCTAAATCCAATTCCAACTTCAACCACAGTGACCTTCTCATTCTTTGCGAAATCCTTTTCGAAAATCTCGGCACCGCATTCCGAACTCTCTTCTCTGCCCTCCCTCTCTTCCATGACCGTCACGCTGCCGGGTCAGATCCGAATCCGGATCAGAATTCACGGATTTGGCCGCTTGTTGAAGATGTTGCTATCCTTCTTCGCTGCTGCATGGTTTCTCTGACACTCCTTCACTCCGACCAGAAGTTCCTCGTCGACAAGACGCGTTTTCTCCACCGTGCACTCCACGCCTTCGTCTCCGTCCACGTCGCCAATTGCCGCCTGCGCTTCCGGAACTTCGTCTCAGGTGCTGATGTGGAACTATCCGATTCTTGCCGTCTGTTTCTGTGTGCGCTGCTAGAG GTTTTTGCAGATGAGCTTCTAAGACATCAAACTTTAAGAAGCTATCTCATGCTTGTCGATTCAGTATCTTCCATGGGTGAAAAGCTTTTTGTGCACAATTCCATGCATCATGATTTTGCAAGTGTTCTGTCGGTGATAGCTGTCCATTTTAATCTGTCAGTTTCTAATGAGAATGCTTTTGAGAATTTTGTCAGTAGATTATTTTTGCATTGTGACAAGGATTCTCGATTTCCTGGACTTAGCCCTGCACCTGCCATATCATTGCTTATGGACCCTACTATGCCTTCTGCACCAAAGATGTTCCAGGCACATGTAATCTCCTTGGTTTCTGAAGCCATTGATGCTGGCTTAGATTCCACTAGTTTGGCTCCTAATATTAACTGGTACATAATTGGATTCCAAAAAGCTGTTGTTTTGTACTCTATGCACATTACTCATTTGCAAATTGATAATTTTTACTCCAAATCGAAATGTGGCTATGATTTGTCCCAGCATAAGAAGCGTCATCCAACATTTCAATCTTCTATTCTGCAAGTCACAAATAGCAAATTAAACCAAATCTTATTGCTCTCAGataattcatgcaaaatatCCTCCAAAACAAAAGCCAACATTTTGGCCGATTGCATTGCTTTTATGAAAGGGAAGCAGTGCATATTTGCTGATTCATGCAGGGGCATGGCTGACTCAATTTTGGAAGGCCTAATTCATCGAGCTTTCTCCCAATATCCTTCTAGAGATTGTTTTTGTGTAAAGGAAAATACCAGTGCCAGAGATATATGTCTTCTTGCATCCATATTGAAGTTCATGGGTGTTTCGTTGATGCAAGCGATTAAGTGTCTAATTAATAGTGGTGCTTCAGGTTGTTTGAAAACCATGGAAAATACCTCTCTCCACGAGAAATATGGTTCATTGATCAGCCATGTTCGCCATTTTCAAGAAATAAAGTTTTGCTTACCCTTTCAAGCGTTTTTGTGTGATTTGATGAAAATGCAACAAACAACAAGTCACAGTGTCTCAAAATCGATGATTGTGCATTTCTCTGGCTTGCTATATATAAGTTTTAGTAGTGAGCTACATTTGTTGGCAAAGGGGTGTATATATGTAATTATGGCACTGATGTCTCTCATTGCTTTTGAAGAAGGGGATTTAGTTTCTTTAGATCCATTAAGGCATGAACGACTGAAATCTTACTCCATTGTAGTCCAATCTAATAATACTGAAGAG GGGGTTGGATATGGAGATAAAGAATCTATCTACAAAGTTGTAGAGCAGTTCATTGGAATTCAAAAGGAAAATTTAAG ATCAGGTTCTGCCACCTCCTACACCTGCAATGGGGAAACTTTCCTTGATTGCATACTAGGAAATCCCAAAGAACTCGATGATTATGATGAACTTGTGGACTTTGTTGTCTGCACTACAGGAAAAGATTATTTCAGCTGGTTGAATAACCGCACACGATATCGAAAACAGAGACATGAGAAGATGAtagatcaaagaaaaattaagaagaaaGCAGTCATGAATGGAAAGTCTTGTAAGCGTCAGAAAATGGGTAGGTCTACCAAGCGTCAGATTTGGAAGTGA